The following coding sequences lie in one Corticium candelabrum chromosome 10, ooCorCand1.1, whole genome shotgun sequence genomic window:
- the LOC134185463 gene encoding dihydropyrimidine dehydrogenase [NADP(+)]-like isoform X1 has protein sequence MEGKLLSREPPDIENLLALNPKIANHATLVSTTATQKARKHWKRNQAKECSTCGSLKNNFDDVKHTTMSERAAVREAARCLKCADAPCQKSCPTQLDIKSFIGNIATRNYYGAARAIFSDNPLGLTCGMVCPTSDLCVGGCNLYASEEGPINIGGLQQFATEVFKNMRIPQVRDPHLPSIADLPDSYRAKVALFGCGPASISCATFLARLGYTNLTIFEKYDYIGGLSSSEIPQFRLPYDVVSFEIELMKDLGVKIELGQGLGDDGLTCKAMKEQGYEAVFLGIGLPQPKHSPAFDGLNTSHGYYTSKDYLPLVSRASKPGMCACSSASLPSLSGNVVVLGCGDTAFDCATSALRCGAKRVYVVFRKGFTNIRAVPEEMQVAVDEKCEFMPFVCPKTVIVKGDRIVGIELVRTEQTDDGSWVEDEDQTVRLKCSYIISAFGSELGQTTVAEAMAPVKMNSWGIPDVDPVTMQTSEKWIFCGGDLDGVTHTTVEAVNDGKQAAWFMHKYLQSLEGLFVPKEPCLPKFFTPIDSIDISVEMAGMKFENPFGLASATPTTSAAMIRRAFEAGWSFAVTKTYALDKDMVTNVSPRIVRGTTSGHVYGPGQSAFLNIELISEKTCAYWCQSVTELKKDFPTKIVIASIMCGYSKEDWIELAQMSEKAGADALELNLSCPHGMGERGMGLACGQDEDLVRNICRWVRAAVSIPFFAKMTPNITSIVGIAKAAKEGGATGVTATNTVSGLMGVNTKGVAWPNIGKDQRTTYGGVSGNVIRPIALRAVSAIGNALPGFPVMAAGGVDAGDVALQFIHCGAPVVQVCSAIHNQDFTIVDDYITSLKTLLYLQSLDELQHWDGQSCPTVRHQQGKPVPKLSDLVGKHLPSFGPYVEERKRIIRQHKEQVPPLEQFKPEVHRPAITPKKPVPSVQDMVGLALSRITDYNSLDNKQQAVAIIDEEMCINCGKCYMTCNDSGYQAITFDPQTHLPHVTDDCTGCTLCVSVCPIIDCITMVPRTTPYEPRRGVPLAVQSVS, from the exons ATGGAAGGGAAATTGCTGTCTAGAGAACCACCTGATATCGAG AATCTTTTGGCTCTGAATCCGAAAATCGCAAACCACGCAACGCTCGTCTCAACGACGGCCACACAAAAGGCGCGAAAGCATTGGAAACGCAACCAAGCAAAGGAGTGTTCG ACATGCGGGAGTCTGAAGAACAATTTTGATGACGTCAAACACACAACGATGAGTGAGAGGGCGGCTGTTCGTGAGGCAGCCAG ATGTTTGAAGTGTGCTGATGCTCCGTGTCAGAAGAGCTGCCCGACTCAGTTGGACATCAAATCGTTTATTGGCAATATTGCAACAAGG AACTATTATGGTGCTGCAAGAGCCATCTTCTCGGACAATCCTCTAGGTTTGACATGTGGGATGGTTTGTCCCACGAGTGATTTGTGTGTAGGCGGGTGTAACCTTTATGCATCAGAAGAAGGTCCGATTAACATTGGAGGACTTCAGCAATTTGCAACAGAG GTGTTTAAAAACATGAGAATTCCGCAAGTGCGTGATCCACATTTACCAAGCATCGCCGACCTACCAGACAGCTATCGAGCGAAA GTCGCTCTCTTTGGCTGTGGACCGGCGTCCATCAGCTGTGCTACATTCCTGGCTCGTCTTGGTTACACAAACTTGACCATCTTTGAAAAATACGACTACATCGGAGGATTaag CTCGTCGGAGATCCCACAGTTTCGGTTGCCATACGACGTTGTCTCATTTGAAATCGAATTGATGAAGGACCTTGGAGTTAAG ATTGAGCTTGGCCAAGGGCTGGGAGATGACGGATTGACATGCAAGGCAATGAAGGAGCAAGGCTATGAGGCTGTATTTCTTGGTATAG GTTTACCACAACCAAAGCATTCACCCGCTTTTGACGGCCTCAACACGTCCCACGGCTACTACACATCCAAGGATTATCTCCCTCTTGTTTCTCGTGCCAGTAAACCgggtatgtgtgcatgcagctCGGCATCTCTACCTTCTCTGTCTGGCAACGTCGTCGTGCTTGGGTGTGGCGATACTGCATTCGACTGTGCCACATCGGCTCTACGTTGTGGTGCAAAACGAGTGTACGTTGTGTTCAGGAAAGGATTCACGAACATCAGGGCTGTGCCTGAGGAG atGCAGGTTGCTGTGGATGAGAAGTGTGAGTTTATGCCGTTTGTGTGTCCGAAGACGGTGATTGTGAAGGGAGATAGGATAGTTGGTATTGAGCTGGTTCGCACAGAACAG ACTGATGATGGATCTTGGGTTGAAGACGAAGACCAAACTGTAAGACTAAAATGCAGTTACATCATATCAGCCTTCGGATCTGAATTAGGACAGACAACAG ttgCTGAGGCTATGGCTCCAGTGAAGATGAATAGTTGGGGAATACCGGATGTTGATCCGGTGACGATGCAGACGAGTGAGAAGTGGATTTTCTGTGGTGGGGATTTAGATGGTGTGACACATACGACTGTGGAGGCTGTCAATGATGGGAAGCAAGCAGCTTG GTTCATGCACAAGTATCTCCAG TCCCTCGAAGGATTATTCGTTCCAAAGGAACCATGTCTACCCAAGTTCTTCACTCCAATTGACAGCATTGATATCAGCGTGGAAATGGCCGGCATGAAGTTTGAAAATCCATTTGGTTTGGCAAGTGCCACGCCCACTACTTCGGCGGCGATGATTCGACGAGCATTTGAAGCAGGATGGTCATTTGCAGTGACAAAGACATACGCTCTAGACAAG GATATGGTCACTAATGTGTCTCCTCGTATTGTTCGTGGTACGACTAGCGGTCATGTGTACGGACCAGGGCAGAGTGCATTTCTCAACATTGAGCTGATCAGTGAGAAGACGTGTGCATACTGGTGCCAGTCTGTCACCGAACTGAAGAAAGACTTTCCAACAAAG ATTGTGATTGCGAGTATCATGTGTGGCTACAGCAAGGAAGATTGGATTGAATTGGCTCAGATGTCGGAG AAAGCGGGTGCCGATGCGTTGGAATTGAACTTGTCGTGTCCTCATGGAATGGGAGAGAGAGGAATGGGTCTTGCTTGTGGACAG GATGAAGACCTCGTGAGGAACATCTGCCGTTGGGTTCGAGCAGCAGTCAGCATTCCATTCTTTGCTAAAATGACACCAAATATAACAAGCATTGTTGGCATTGCAAAGGCAGCCAAAGAAG GCGGTGCCACCGGCGTTACAGCTACAAACACTGTGTCTGGTCTGATGGGAGTGAACACGAAAGGTGTGGCTTGGCCGAATATTGGGAAGGATCAGAGAACGACGTATGGTGGTGTTTCTGGTAACGTGATTCGGCCGATTGCATTGCGTGCTGTGTCTGCGATTGGCAATGCTCTTCCTGGATTTCCTGTCATGGCAGCGGGAGGTGTTGATGCTGGCGATGTGGCTTTGCAGTTTATTCATTGTGGAGCTCCTGTTGTGCAG GTTTGCAGTGCTATACACAATCAGGATTTCACAATCGTTGATGACTACATCACAAGCCTTAAGACTCTCCTCTATCTTCAATCACTCGACGAGCTACAACATTGGGACGGTCAATCCTGCCCAACAGTGAGACACCAACAAGGCAAGCCGGTTCCCAAGCTGTCAGACTTGGTTGGCAAA CATCTTCCATCGTTTGGTCCATACGTGGAGGAACGGAAGAGGATCATACGTCAACATAAAGAACAAGTTCCTCCTCTAGAACAATTCAAACCGGAAGTTCACAGACCAGCAATCACACCAAAGAAGCCTGTTCCGTCTGTGCAG GATATGGTCGGTCTCGCCCTTTCTCGCATCACTGACTACAACAGCTTggacaacaaacagcaagcagTCGCAATTATCGATGAGGAAATGTGCATCAATTGTGGCAAGTGCTACATGACATGCAACGACTCTGGCTACCAAGCCATCACATTTGACCCACAGACTCACCTGCCTCACGTGACCGATGACTGCACGGGCTGCACCCTCTGTGTCAGCGTCTGTCCCATCATTGACTGCATTACAATGGTACCTCGCACCACTCCTTATGAGCCACGTCGAGGAGTCCCTCTTGCTGTACAGTCTGTCtcttaa
- the LOC134185463 gene encoding dihydropyrimidine dehydrogenase [NADP(+)]-like isoform X2, which produces MHQKKVRLTLEDFSNLQQRCMDVFKNMRIPQVRDPHLPSIADLPDSYRAKVALFGCGPASISCATFLARLGYTNLTIFEKYDYIGGLSSSEIPQFRLPYDVVSFEIELMKDLGVKIELGQGLGDDGLTCKAMKEQGYEAVFLGIGLPQPKHSPAFDGLNTSHGYYTSKDYLPLVSRASKPGMCACSSASLPSLSGNVVVLGCGDTAFDCATSALRCGAKRVYVVFRKGFTNIRAVPEEMQVAVDEKCEFMPFVCPKTVIVKGDRIVGIELVRTEQTDDGSWVEDEDQTVRLKCSYIISAFGSELGQTTVAEAMAPVKMNSWGIPDVDPVTMQTSEKWIFCGGDLDGVTHTTVEAVNDGKQAAWFMHKYLQSLEGLFVPKEPCLPKFFTPIDSIDISVEMAGMKFENPFGLASATPTTSAAMIRRAFEAGWSFAVTKTYALDKDMVTNVSPRIVRGTTSGHVYGPGQSAFLNIELISEKTCAYWCQSVTELKKDFPTKIVIASIMCGYSKEDWIELAQMSEKAGADALELNLSCPHGMGERGMGLACGQDEDLVRNICRWVRAAVSIPFFAKMTPNITSIVGIAKAAKEGGATGVTATNTVSGLMGVNTKGVAWPNIGKDQRTTYGGVSGNVIRPIALRAVSAIGNALPGFPVMAAGGVDAGDVALQFIHCGAPVVQVCSAIHNQDFTIVDDYITSLKTLLYLQSLDELQHWDGQSCPTVRHQQGKPVPKLSDLVGKHLPSFGPYVEERKRIIRQHKEQVPPLEQFKPEVHRPAITPKKPVPSVQDMVGLALSRITDYNSLDNKQQAVAIIDEEMCINCGKCYMTCNDSGYQAITFDPQTHLPHVTDDCTGCTLCVSVCPIIDCITMVPRTTPYEPRRGVPLAVQSVS; this is translated from the exons ATGCATCAGAAGAAGGTCCGATTAACATTGGAGGACTTCAGCAATTTGCAACAGAGGTGCATGGAT GTGTTTAAAAACATGAGAATTCCGCAAGTGCGTGATCCACATTTACCAAGCATCGCCGACCTACCAGACAGCTATCGAGCGAAA GTCGCTCTCTTTGGCTGTGGACCGGCGTCCATCAGCTGTGCTACATTCCTGGCTCGTCTTGGTTACACAAACTTGACCATCTTTGAAAAATACGACTACATCGGAGGATTaag CTCGTCGGAGATCCCACAGTTTCGGTTGCCATACGACGTTGTCTCATTTGAAATCGAATTGATGAAGGACCTTGGAGTTAAG ATTGAGCTTGGCCAAGGGCTGGGAGATGACGGATTGACATGCAAGGCAATGAAGGAGCAAGGCTATGAGGCTGTATTTCTTGGTATAG GTTTACCACAACCAAAGCATTCACCCGCTTTTGACGGCCTCAACACGTCCCACGGCTACTACACATCCAAGGATTATCTCCCTCTTGTTTCTCGTGCCAGTAAACCgggtatgtgtgcatgcagctCGGCATCTCTACCTTCTCTGTCTGGCAACGTCGTCGTGCTTGGGTGTGGCGATACTGCATTCGACTGTGCCACATCGGCTCTACGTTGTGGTGCAAAACGAGTGTACGTTGTGTTCAGGAAAGGATTCACGAACATCAGGGCTGTGCCTGAGGAG atGCAGGTTGCTGTGGATGAGAAGTGTGAGTTTATGCCGTTTGTGTGTCCGAAGACGGTGATTGTGAAGGGAGATAGGATAGTTGGTATTGAGCTGGTTCGCACAGAACAG ACTGATGATGGATCTTGGGTTGAAGACGAAGACCAAACTGTAAGACTAAAATGCAGTTACATCATATCAGCCTTCGGATCTGAATTAGGACAGACAACAG ttgCTGAGGCTATGGCTCCAGTGAAGATGAATAGTTGGGGAATACCGGATGTTGATCCGGTGACGATGCAGACGAGTGAGAAGTGGATTTTCTGTGGTGGGGATTTAGATGGTGTGACACATACGACTGTGGAGGCTGTCAATGATGGGAAGCAAGCAGCTTG GTTCATGCACAAGTATCTCCAG TCCCTCGAAGGATTATTCGTTCCAAAGGAACCATGTCTACCCAAGTTCTTCACTCCAATTGACAGCATTGATATCAGCGTGGAAATGGCCGGCATGAAGTTTGAAAATCCATTTGGTTTGGCAAGTGCCACGCCCACTACTTCGGCGGCGATGATTCGACGAGCATTTGAAGCAGGATGGTCATTTGCAGTGACAAAGACATACGCTCTAGACAAG GATATGGTCACTAATGTGTCTCCTCGTATTGTTCGTGGTACGACTAGCGGTCATGTGTACGGACCAGGGCAGAGTGCATTTCTCAACATTGAGCTGATCAGTGAGAAGACGTGTGCATACTGGTGCCAGTCTGTCACCGAACTGAAGAAAGACTTTCCAACAAAG ATTGTGATTGCGAGTATCATGTGTGGCTACAGCAAGGAAGATTGGATTGAATTGGCTCAGATGTCGGAG AAAGCGGGTGCCGATGCGTTGGAATTGAACTTGTCGTGTCCTCATGGAATGGGAGAGAGAGGAATGGGTCTTGCTTGTGGACAG GATGAAGACCTCGTGAGGAACATCTGCCGTTGGGTTCGAGCAGCAGTCAGCATTCCATTCTTTGCTAAAATGACACCAAATATAACAAGCATTGTTGGCATTGCAAAGGCAGCCAAAGAAG GCGGTGCCACCGGCGTTACAGCTACAAACACTGTGTCTGGTCTGATGGGAGTGAACACGAAAGGTGTGGCTTGGCCGAATATTGGGAAGGATCAGAGAACGACGTATGGTGGTGTTTCTGGTAACGTGATTCGGCCGATTGCATTGCGTGCTGTGTCTGCGATTGGCAATGCTCTTCCTGGATTTCCTGTCATGGCAGCGGGAGGTGTTGATGCTGGCGATGTGGCTTTGCAGTTTATTCATTGTGGAGCTCCTGTTGTGCAG GTTTGCAGTGCTATACACAATCAGGATTTCACAATCGTTGATGACTACATCACAAGCCTTAAGACTCTCCTCTATCTTCAATCACTCGACGAGCTACAACATTGGGACGGTCAATCCTGCCCAACAGTGAGACACCAACAAGGCAAGCCGGTTCCCAAGCTGTCAGACTTGGTTGGCAAA CATCTTCCATCGTTTGGTCCATACGTGGAGGAACGGAAGAGGATCATACGTCAACATAAAGAACAAGTTCCTCCTCTAGAACAATTCAAACCGGAAGTTCACAGACCAGCAATCACACCAAAGAAGCCTGTTCCGTCTGTGCAG GATATGGTCGGTCTCGCCCTTTCTCGCATCACTGACTACAACAGCTTggacaacaaacagcaagcagTCGCAATTATCGATGAGGAAATGTGCATCAATTGTGGCAAGTGCTACATGACATGCAACGACTCTGGCTACCAAGCCATCACATTTGACCCACAGACTCACCTGCCTCACGTGACCGATGACTGCACGGGCTGCACCCTCTGTGTCAGCGTCTGTCCCATCATTGACTGCATTACAATGGTACCTCGCACCACTCCTTATGAGCCACGTCGAGGAGTCCCTCTTGCTGTACAGTCTGTCtcttaa